GATCAATGATGTGAATACCTTTCTTCTCAGCAAAGATGTAAGGCAACATCTTGGGATTCCACTTCTTTTTCAGGTGACCAAAGTGTACGCCGGCCTCCAGAAGTTGTTGCTGTAATGAAGTGTTATTTTCCATCTTGTATGATTGTTGTAATTTTTTAAAATTATTTATCAGCTTCAGACTACAAGCCTCAAGCTGCAAGCGATATCTTGCTTGTAACTTGTAGCTTGAGACTTGTGGCTTCTCTTCTGTTAACGCTTACTGAACTGGTAGCTTCTACGTGCTTTCTTGTGACCGAATTTCTTACGTTCAACACCACGTGGATCACGCTTCAGTTGTCCGGCAGCCTTCAATGAAGGACGGAACTCAGCACTGATCTCTAGTAATGCACGAGCAATACCCAATTTAGCTGCTTCGGCCTGGCCTTTCAGACCACCACCTTGTGCATTGATCACTACATCATATTTACCAAATACTTCAGCAGTTTTCAAAGGAGCTTCTACCTGATTCTGCAGGTATACCAGCGGAAAATATTCTTTGTAATCTTTATCGTTTACAGTGATCTTACCATCACCCTTGCTGATGAAGACACGGGTAACAGCTTCTTTACGGCGACCAACTGCGTTTTTTTGTTTTTCCATTTATCAGGAATTTGTAATTAGCTAATTTGTTGTTGATTAGAACTTCAGTTCTTTTGGCTGTTGAGCAGTGTGCGGATGTGCACTACCTGCATACACAAACAATTTCTTGATCATTTTACGACCCAGACGATTCTTAGGGAGCATACCTTTTACAGCTCTCTCCATAATAACTTCCGGACGACGCTTGATCAAATCCTGTGCAGCTTCTTCTTTCTTACCACCTGGGTAACCAGAGAAGTTGATGTATTGTTTGTCTTCGAACTTGTTACCTGTGAAAACAACTTTTTCAGCATTGATAACAATTACGTAGTCACCACAATCAACGTGTGGTGTGTAATAAGCCTTGTTCTTACCACGAAGAACAGAAGCGATCTTTGAGGCAATACGTCCTACGGTTTGATTAGTACCGTCCACAACGTACCAGTTGTGCTGTACGGTAGCCGCATTCGCATGCTTCGTAGTGAAATGAAGTTTACTCATAATATTTCTTTTTAAGTGAACCCGGCGCTATCCCACCGGACTTATAATGTTCCCAGAAATTTGGGACGGCAAAGGTAGGTCTGTTATACATGATTTTCCAAAGAAAAAGAGATGTATTTTTAATCGAACCTTTGTAATTGATTGATTATCAATAAAAAATTTGAATGAAAATTTCTATTGAGTAAAAAATGAGCCACAGATGCATAGATTATGCCACCAAAATCTGTGCATCTGTGGCTTATTATAACACCACTTTACGGCATTTCTGGACCAATGACTTGTAGCTTGTGGCTTGCAGCCTGTAGCTTAATATCCTATTTTTTAAGCAGCCCCTGATACTCCATCCATGCTGCTAACTGATCTGCCCATGCATCGGAAGGCTGTTGTTGCTTTCGAATGCCGAAACCATGTCCACCTTTATTATATACATGCAACTCAGCCGATCGTTTGGCATTGTTCCATTTTGTATATAATGCTACACTATGTGTTTGTAGTCCAATTTGATCGTCGGATGCCACTGCGATAAACATAGGTGGCGCATCTGCCGCAACTGTTCCTTGCATTTCCGGAGGAAGGAAGGCATAAATAGGAGCCACAAAATCGGGTCTGTTGGCGGGAGTATAGCCAAAACCTGCTGAACCGGCTACGGTTCCACCCGCAGAAAAGCCCATGATCCCAATTTTATTGGGATCAACTCCTAGCTGTGCTGCATTTTTTCTTACATAAGTGATCGCCTGCTTTCCATCAGCAATGGCCATCGGAACGGATGCCATTTGTTTAGCTTGCAAATCCTTATCGCCAAATGAAGCATTGAAATCTTTGATCGGATCATCACCTGATGCTTTTGCCAATCGATATTTTAAAACAAAACAGGTTACTCCTTTTGAAGCCAACCATCTTGCCACACCCAACCCTTCATTTTCGATCGATAATGCAAAAAATCCTCCTCCAGGACAAATCACTACCGATGTTCCATTCGCTTTTCCTGCTTCCGGTTTAATCACTGTAAGTGTGGGCTCTGACACATTATATACAACAGGCGTATTCCATGCTGTCTTTTCGATATACGCTTCAGACCAGGTCCAGCTTTCTGAGCCGGGTGCTTTGCCTTCATAAAGCTTGATCACTTCTTGCGCTTCTACGACATGAATCATGCATGCCAGTAAAGCCATTGCTAAAAAGTTTTTTATACGCATAACATTTTTTTATCAAGATACTTTAATAATACTATGCATCAAAAAATACGGTCGGGTAGAAACCCGACCGCCCATTTCAAAAACCAAATCGTCAATTATTCATCTATCCTGTCTGCTGGTTTTCTACCTTCTTTAATTCCACCCTCCACCGAGGGCTTTATACATATTTACTTTAGCGCTCAATTGCTCTTTTCTGATCTCGATCAATTCCATCTTTGAAGCCAATGCCTCTTTCTGTGTCAATAAAACTTCGAGATAATCAGCTCTTGCCGAATTGAAAAGACTATTAGAGATATTGACAGACTGCAATAAGATCTCTACTTCTTTTGCTTTTGTTTCATGGCTCTTCTCATAGTTTTTTGCTTTTGCCAATTGATTCAGGACTTCCGTATAAGCATTGATTATTTGCTGTTCATATTTGTAAACAGCCTGTATTTGTTGTGCATTGGCATTGTAATAGGTGGCGGTGATAGCATTCTTATTTATTAACGGTGCTACCATATCACCCGCCAGATTGTAAACAATGGATGCAGGTTGTATCACATACAATGGATTAAAAGCCTGAAACCCAAGTCCAGCCTCCATTCTGAATGATGGATAAAAATTCGCCCTTGCCACCTGTACATTGATCTTAGCAGCTTCCAATTCCAGTTCTGCTTGCCGAACATCTGGTCTGTTCACCAGCAACTGTGAAGGAATACCTGTTTGCATTTCCTTAAACTCCATCTGATTGAAACGAGCTGCGTTTCTTTTGATCACAGGTGCATAAGAACCGGTAAGAAAGCGGATCCTGTTTTCATTTTCGGTGATCTGTTGTGCAATAGCAAAACGTAGGTTCTCAGTATTGAGTAATTGTGCTTCAAATCGATTCACCGCAAGCTGCGTAACTTTTGCTGCCTCTTTTTGTTGTTTGATCACTTTTAGCACATTGCTTTGTAGCGCGATGTTCTGTTGAATGATCTCTAACTGATTATCCAGTGCTATCAATTCATAATAAGCATCTGCGATCTCGGCGATGATATTCGTCACCATAAAATTTCTTCCCTCTACAGCTGAAAGAAATTGCATGACTGCTGATTTTTGTGCGTTGCGTAATTTCTTCCATACATCCAGCTCCCATGAAAAGAAAGCACCGACCCTGAAATCACCGATATACTTAGGACCTTTATCAGGATTAGCTTTCAGGTCTTCTTCTGAAAATCCATCCCAAGTGTACTTGCCCGCTCTGTCGGCTGCTACACCTGCACCTAGATTTACAAAGGGTTTGTATTCCCCTTTTCGCTGCATCACTTCATTCTTGCTGATCTCAATTTCCTGAAGCATGATATTCAGTTCCTGATTATTCCGCAATGCGGTATCGATCAGTGAAATGAGATCGGGATCATCAAAATAATTTCTCCATGGTATTGTAACCATATTAGCAGTATCACTTGTATTTCCGTAGGTAGACGGAACAGTGGTATTCTCTTGCTTGCTGGTGATAGCAGGCACTTTACAAGCGAACAATATGATCATCCAACCGATGAGTGATATATAACTATACGTTCGTTTCATCTTCTTTTTTATTTCTGATTCGTGAAATAATTCGTTTGATCTTCATGGTCAGTGATTTTCCATCATTGCTTTCTACGAAATCTTCACTGAGTGGATTTTTATCTTCATCCCTGATCAAATACCTTCCTTCCTGCAGTTTTCCGAAAATGAAATACAGTCCGGGTACTACGATCACACCAAACACAGTTCCGAAGACCATACCTCCCAATGCTGATGCACCGATCGTATGGTTACCTACTGCTCCGGGCCCAGTAGCGATCACAAGTGGTATCAATCCTGCGATGAATGCAAATGATGTCATGAGGATAGGTCTGAATCTTGCTTTTGCACCTTCAATCGCTGCAGCCAATACTGTAGCGCCTTTATTGTGTTTCTGTACTGCGAATTCAACGATCAATACTGCATTCTTACCCAATAATCCGACCAACATGATCAATCCAACCTGTGCATACACATCGTTTGCAAGTCCCATTAATTTCAATAAAAGGAAGGACCCAAAGATGCCGGGTGGTAAGGAGAGAATAACCGCCATCGGTAGTAAGAAACTTTCATACTGTGCAGCAAGGATCAAGTACACAAAAAATACAACGATGATAAAAAGATACAGCGCTTCATTTCCTCTGCGGGCTTCATCGTAAGAGAGACCTTCCCAGGCAATATCATACCCTCGAGGCAATGTTTGTGCCGCCACTTCTTTGATCGCATTGATCGCATCTCCGGAAGAATATCCTTTTGCAGGAATACCATTGATCAATGATGAGATATAAAGATTGTAACGTGCAATCTCATTAGGCCCCTGTGTTTTCGTGATCTTCATGAATGACGAATAAGGAACCATTTCACCATGATCATTCTTCACAAACATGTTCAGCAGATCAGAAGGCTGTTTCCGGAATTCAGGTCCGGCCTGCGTATACACTTTATAATAATTGTTGAAACGGATGAAGCCTTGCTCATAAGTACTACCGATCATGATATTCAGGTTCTCCATGGCATTCCCCAACGAAACACCTTTTTGCATGGCCAACTCATTATCAACCGTGATCTCATACTGCGGATATTTGGCAGAATAAAATGAGAATAAACCTGTCAACTCTTTCCGCTTTCGCAATGCTGCTAAAAACTCTGTGTTGACTCTGTCGAATTCCTGATAGTCTACACTACTTCCTTTATCGAGTAATCGCAATGAAAAACCATCCGATGTACCATAACCGGGAACAGCCGGCGGCTCGAAGTATTCAATATTCGCAGGAAGATCTTTTGATTTTTCTTCAAGTTCTTCGATCACTTCTTTAACAGATTGTTTTCTGTCTGCCCAGTCTTTTAAATTGATCAAACAAGTACCGGCATTGGATCCGCGTCCTTCCGTAAGAATTTCATACCCTGCCAAAGAAGTCACAGATGAAACGCTTTCCATCTTTTTAGCGATGAGTTGAAGTTTTCTGGAGATCTCATTCGTTCTCTCCAATGTAGTACCCGGTGGAGTTTGAATGATAGCATAGATTTGTCCCTGATCTTCACTTGGAATAAATCCGGCAGGAAGTACTTTATTGACATTCATGATCCCAAAAGCAAATACGATCAATAGTCCATAAGTGATCAATCTTCGATCAACGATCTTTGTAAGGAATCCTGTATACCGACCAGTAACCCGCTCAAAGGTTTTATTGAACCAGTCAATGAACAGATTGATCGGTGTTTTTCTTTTTGGT
Above is a genomic segment from Sediminibacterium sp. KACHI17 containing:
- the rpsI gene encoding 30S ribosomal protein S9; amino-acid sequence: MEKQKNAVGRRKEAVTRVFISKGDGKITVNDKDYKEYFPLVYLQNQVEAPLKTAEVFGKYDVVINAQGGGLKGQAEAAKLGIARALLEISAEFRPSLKAAGQLKRDPRGVERKKFGHKKARRSYQFSKR
- the rplM gene encoding 50S ribosomal protein L13; the protein is MSKLHFTTKHANAATVQHNWYVVDGTNQTVGRIASKIASVLRGKNKAYYTPHVDCGDYVIVINAEKVVFTGNKFEDKQYINFSGYPGGKKEEAAQDLIKRRPEVIMERAVKGMLPKNRLGRKMIKKLFVYAGSAHPHTAQQPKELKF
- a CDS encoding alpha/beta hydrolase, yielding MRIKNFLAMALLACMIHVVEAQEVIKLYEGKAPGSESWTWSEAYIEKTAWNTPVVYNVSEPTLTVIKPEAGKANGTSVVICPGGGFFALSIENEGLGVARWLASKGVTCFVLKYRLAKASGDDPIKDFNASFGDKDLQAKQMASVPMAIADGKQAITYVRKNAAQLGVDPNKIGIMGFSAGGTVAGSAGFGYTPANRPDFVAPIYAFLPPEMQGTVAADAPPMFIAVASDDQIGLQTHSVALYTKWNNAKRSAELHVYNKGGHGFGIRKQQQPSDAWADQLAAWMEYQGLLKK
- a CDS encoding TolC family protein, whose amino-acid sequence is MKRTYSYISLIGWMIILFACKVPAITSKQENTTVPSTYGNTSDTANMVTIPWRNYFDDPDLISLIDTALRNNQELNIMLQEIEISKNEVMQRKGEYKPFVNLGAGVAADRAGKYTWDGFSEEDLKANPDKGPKYIGDFRVGAFFSWELDVWKKLRNAQKSAVMQFLSAVEGRNFMVTNIIAEIADAYYELIALDNQLEIIQQNIALQSNVLKVIKQQKEAAKVTQLAVNRFEAQLLNTENLRFAIAQQITENENRIRFLTGSYAPVIKRNAARFNQMEFKEMQTGIPSQLLVNRPDVRQAELELEAAKINVQVARANFYPSFRMEAGLGFQAFNPLYVIQPASIVYNLAGDMVAPLINKNAITATYYNANAQQIQAVYKYEQQIINAYTEVLNQLAKAKNYEKSHETKAKEVEILLQSVNISNSLFNSARADYLEVLLTQKEALASKMELIEIRKEQLSAKVNMYKALGGGWN
- a CDS encoding efflux RND transporter permease subunit produces the protein MFNKFIKRPVLAIALSIVIVFMGLLAINTSPVAQFPEIAPPRVNIFIEFPGSNADVLVKSTLTILERAINGVQGMQYILSDATSASEASIEVIFEPGTDPTLAAVRVKSRVDQVMTNLPPLVQREGVIISPLQPSMLMYLNLYSEDKSIDEKFLFNYANTFILPELQRIKGMGFAQAIGSRSFAIRVWLDPERMRAYNISAEEVLKSIDEQSVLARPGRVGLSSGKKAQSQEYVFTYKGWYNTPEQYQDIIIKANANGEILKLKDIAQVEVGSEFVDIYSNKDGHPSASLVLKQNPGSNASTVIKDVKAKLEELKKDFPPGINYEINYDVSKFVDASIEKVLHTLIEAFVLVAIVVFVFLGDWRSTFIPILAVPVSLIGAFALMKFFGLSINLITLFALVLAIGVVVDDAIVVVEAVHVKMEEEYLSPFAAVKKVIREISGAIIAITLVMTSVFVPVAFMTGPVGVLYRQFSLTMASAIVISGFVALTLTPVLCAMLLKNTHGKPKRKTPINLFIDWFNKTFERVTGRYTGFLTKIVDRRLITYGLLIVFAFGIMNVNKVLPAGFIPSEDQGQIYAIIQTPPGTTLERTNEISRKLQLIAKKMESVSSVTSLAGYEILTEGRGSNAGTCLINLKDWADRKQSVKEVIEELEEKSKDLPANIEYFEPPAVPGYGTSDGFSLRLLDKGSSVDYQEFDRVNTEFLAALRKRKELTGLFSFYSAKYPQYEITVDNELAMQKGVSLGNAMENLNIMIGSTYEQGFIRFNNYYKVYTQAGPEFRKQPSDLLNMFVKNDHGEMVPYSSFMKITKTQGPNEIARYNLYISSLINGIPAKGYSSGDAINAIKEVAAQTLPRGYDIAWEGLSYDEARRGNEALYLFIIVVFFVYLILAAQYESFLLPMAVILSLPPGIFGSFLLLKLMGLANDVYAQVGLIMLVGLLGKNAVLIVEFAVQKHNKGATVLAAAIEGAKARFRPILMTSFAFIAGLIPLVIATGPGAVGNHTIGASALGGMVFGTVFGVIVVPGLYFIFGKLQEGRYLIRDEDKNPLSEDFVESNDGKSLTMKIKRIISRIRNKKEDETNV